In Solidesulfovibrio carbinoliphilus subsp. oakridgensis, the sequence AACGCCGGCTGGTCCTGAATTCGCTCCTGGACATCGCCCACGAAAAGGCCCTGCGCGGCTTCGAACGGATCTTTTTCCACGATATCCTAAACGCCGTGGCCGGCATCCAGGGCCTTCACGACCTCCTCTCCCTGGAGCTGCCCGAAAGCCAGTCCAGCGACCTGGAGCTTTTGCGCCAGGCCGTCCAGAACATCCAGGACATCGTGGAAACCCAGAAGGAACTGCTGTCCGTCGAGACCAGGGAGTACCACCAGGCTCGTTCCACGCTCCATTCCCTGGAACTCCTGAGCGATCTGGCCGCGTACTGCCAATCCTTCGATCCGGGGGCCTCGCGCATCCTGACCGTGGATCCGGCGGCCGCGTCCCGGACCTTTTCCTCCGACGGCCGCATCCTCCAACGCATCATGGTCAACATGGTCAAAAACGCCCTGGAGGCGTGCCGGGCCGGCGAAACCGTCACCCTCGGCTGCGAGACCGGCCCAGACGGCGGCGTGGTCCTGTGGGTCAAAAATCCGGCCGTCCTGCCCGAGGAAACCCGGATGCGCCTGTTCCAGAAAGGATTCTCCACCAAGGGCCCGGGCCGGGGATTCGGCGTCTACGGCATGCGGCTTTTCGCCAGACAGTGCCTGGGCGGCGAGGTGGATTTCGAGTCCGATCCCGAAACCGGCACCCGCTTCTTTCTCCGGCTGCCGGCGTAGACACACGGCCCGGTCCCAGGCCGAGTCTGTCCAACCTCCAGCCTGTCCAGAACATTTTGCCGGCCCACCCGGCTTTCCCCCCAACATCCCGGAGCACGCCACGCATGGATGACAAGGCCCTTCTTCGTTTAAACAAGGCCCTGGCCGACGCCGGAGTCTGCTCCCGCCGTCAGGCCGACGCCCTGATCACCGCCGGCCGCGTGACCGTGGACGGGGCGGTGGTCACCGAACTCGGCAACAAGATCGATCCGGCCAGAAACCGCTTGGCCGTCGACGGCCGCCCGGTGCGTCTGTCCGGGGCGGCCGACGCACCGCTCACCCTGCTCCTCAACAAACGTCCTGGGTGCGTCACCACCGCAAACGACCCGGAGGGTCGGCCCACGGTCTTCGACGAACTCCCGGCCGCCTACCGGGCAAGACGGCTTTTCCCCGTGGGCCGGCTGGACTACTTTTCCGAGGGCCTCCTGCTCCTGACCACGGACGGGGAACTGGCCAACCGGCTGGCCCATCCCCGCTGGCACGTGGACAAACGCTATCTGGTCACGGTGCGCGGCACGGTGAACGGACAAACCCTGGACACCATGGCCAAGGGCATGACCCTGGCCGAGGGCGAACAGCTGGCCCCGGTCCGGGCCCGCATCACGGCCCGGCTGGCGGCCGACCGATTCGTCCTGGAAATGGAGCTGTCCCAGGGGGTCAACCGGCAGATCCGCCGGATGTGCCGCGATCTTGACCTCACGGTCTTAAAACTTTGCCGCATCGCCCAGGGGCCGGTATCCCTGGGCGGCCTGCCGGCCGGCAAATGCCGCGAACTGGCGGCCAGCGAACTGGCCGCCCTTCGCCGCAGCGTGGGCTTGCCATCGTCTGCCGCGCCGGCCAAGCCTTCCGTCAAGGCACCCGGCAAGGCTCCCCGCAAGGCCTCTGAATCCCCTTCCGGCAAGGCGCCCGGCCGTCGGCGTTGAAGCCGGAAGCAAGTCCCCCATCCCGTCAGGCCGCCAGCCTATCGGCCTGACGGTTCTCCCCCCGCCCGTTCGAAGCTCTCCTCCGCGACCGCGTTGCGGTACCCGCGCCCGAGCCCCGGTCCGCGCCTCGAACCTTCGGCCAAGTCTTTTCCGCTCTTCCGATCCGATGATCGTCCAGCCGCACGCCTCCCTCCGGACAGGTGGACCCGTCGCCCAGGTGGAAGCGCACGGGGTGATCTTCCGGGCGCACGCCTCCCCCCGGACAGGCCGTCCTTGTTTTCAAGGCACTAATATAGCGAGATAAATAAAAAATTCAGAATGCAAGACCCTGTTGCCCGAGAAGAAAAACCCCATCAGATTCTGAAAGAGTCAAAAAAAAGATTGATGGACCCCCAAAAAAATGTATTCTGAATATGGAAATCCTCTGCGGTGCAGAGGGTTTCACATCGGATTGAACAGTCCCCGAAAAATTGTTTTTGGGGTTAAACCTGAGTGAGGCAGAGATCATTATGGACTGGAACAGGATTGAAGGAAACTGGAAGCAGCTGAAGGGGAAGGTCCGGGAGAAGTGGGGAAAGCTCACAGACGACAATATCGATATCGTCGCCGGCAAGCGGGAGCAGCTTGCTGGCAAGATCCAAGAGGCCTACGGCATCGCCAAGGATGACGCCGAGCGTCAAATCGACGAATTCTCCGCTTCCCTGAAGGACGATTTGGATAAGGACATGGAAAGAAGGCCGTAAAGGGACGTTGTTGTTCCACAACGGAGAGGCAATGCCACTGCGGTCGTTTAAGCGCCTGATGGCCGCATAACGGAGGTTACTGCCATGTCACTCGGAACCATTCTGCTCATCCTGCTGATATTGATGTTGCTTGGCGCCATCCCCAGTTGGCCGTACAGCCGTGGCTGGGGATATGGGCCTTCCGGTATCATCGGCGTGATCCTGGTCATCCTGCTGATCCTCATTCTGCTCGGCAGGATCTAGTGTTGCGATCCTTAAAAAATACGCCGGTATTTTTTAATAAAGAATAATCATCGCAGATGGTTATTCATGAAAAAGCAGGTGCTTTTTCATGGACGCGACACTGGCCCTGGCAATGGGGCGGCCGCGCAAACAAACCCGGAAACACCCGATACCGTAAACGGACAGCCGCTCCCGCGTCCCCGGTCCAGGCCCTGCCCTGGCCGGCTGCGGGAGCTTTCTTTTTCATTTTCCGACCCGCCATGCTCCTGACCGGCACGTGTTCCCAGCCGGCCTGGACCAGGGGCGGGAACAGGCCGCTGGCCCGCTTCCGCTTCGGCGCGCCGGACGACACGCACGGTGCGCCAGACAGGGTCTCCCTATTTCAGGTCGCGCTCCTTGGCCGGGGCGTTGTCGTGGACCTTGGCGTCCTTGGGCGGGGTGAAGGCGAACAGCGTGTCCGCCAACTTGGGATTGGCGACCACGCCGGTAAGCGCCAAGTCGTTGGTATTGGCGTAAAAGTCCTGGATGTAGATGCGGGCGATCATGTCCGTGGCCAGATCCACCCAGACCTTGGCCATGACCAGGCCCGGCTCGGGCTCCCGGGGCGCCAGCTGGAGCACGGCCTGTCCGGGGCCGGCCTCTTCGGGCTTGCCCGGCGCAACCAGGAAGTCCTCGGTCAGGTTGGCCTTGCCCGTCAGAAACCGCAGCATGGTCTTGGAACTTATGACCTCGGCCACGGAATAGCGGTAGGCCTCACGATCCTCCTCGAACCAGTCCCAGACCGCGTCCTTGCCGACCACGAGCAGTTCCTTTTCCGGCTTGACCGTCTCCCACCGGACCAGGACCGGCTTTTTGAAGAGAAACGACCCGGAACGGCGCTCGGTGTCGCCGCTGGCCGCGTTGCGGATGGACTGGGAGAACTCGGCAGAAAAGGAGTTCAGGGTGGCGTACTTCTTCTGGATGCGGCCGGCCAGCTCCGCCGGCTCCACGGCCCGGGCCGGCGCGGCAACGGACAGGATCAGGCCGAGGACGACAAGGGTGGCAAATGTTTTCATAGGGTACTCGCAAAGTTGGATGTGGAAGTCGGGACGGACAGTGCAAGAAGAAGGGACGAAGATGCCTCCGGCGGCCGGGAGGGGGTCACCCCCTCCCGGACCCTCCCGAACGAGGGTGCCAGGCGGGTGAAGGGGCTGCCGCAGGCCGTCCCCTTTCAGGGGGTCCGGGGGGGATGATCCCCTCCGGCCGCCGGAGGCATCCCCCCCCTTCTCCCCTCCCTTACTTTTCCCCCCGGATGACGCTGCGCGGCTTGCTGCCTTCCTGGGGGCCGAGCAGGCCGTCGCGCTCCATCTGCTCGATGAACCGGGCGGCCCGGTTGAAACCGATGCGAAAGCGCCGCTGAATCAGCGAAATCGAGGCCTTGCCCTGCTCCAGGACGAAATCCACGGCCTGCGGATAGACGGGATCGGCGGCCGTGTCGTCGCCGCCGTCGCCACCGGACTCGCCCGGGCCGTTCTCCCCGCCCTTTTGCCACTCGTTGAAATCCAGGGAGTAGCTCGGCGGGGATTTGCTTTTCCAGAACTCGATCACGGCCGCCGCCTCCTCGTCCGAGACGAAAGCCCCGTGCATGCGCGTGGTCTTGCCCCCGCTCGGCTTGAAAAGCATGTCCCCGCGCCCGAGCAGGTACTCGGCGCCGACCGCGTCGAGGATGGTTCGCGAATCGTGCTTGCTCGTCACCTGAAAGGCGATGCGGGTCGGGAAGTTGGCCTTGATGAGACCCGTGACCACATCGACGCTCGGCCGCTGGGTGGCCAGGATGAGATGGATGCCGGCGGCCCGGGCCAGCTGGGCCAGACGGACGATGCTCACCTCCACTTCCTTGGCCGCGGTCATCATGAGGTCGGCCAGCTCGTCGATGACGATGACGAGATAGGGAAGTTTCTCCAGGGCGGCCAGCTCCTCGGTGCGGGCGTCGCCGAGCTTCTCGAGCTTCTCGTTGTAGCCGGCGATGTTGCGGACGCCAAGCAGGGCCATGGCCTCGTAACGCCGGTCCATCTCGGCCACGGCCCAGTCCAGGGCCGACTTGGCCATGGCGGTCTCGGTCACCACCGGGTGCACCAGATGGGGCAGGTCGTTGTACACCGAAAGCTCGATGCGCTTGGGATCGACCAGGAGCAGCTTCACCTCGTCGGGCGTGGCCTTATAGAGGATCGAAAGCAGGATGCCGTTGATGCACACGCTCTTGCCCGATCCCGTGGCCCCGGCCACGAGCAGGTGGGGCATGCGGGCCAGGTCGGCCACCTGGGGCCGGCCCTGGATGTCCTTGCCCACGGCCAGGGTGATCTTCGAGCTCGAGGCCCGGAAGGCCTCGGTGTCGAGGATGTCGCGGAAATAGACGGTCTGGCGCTTGGCGTTGGGGATCTCGACCCCCACCGTGTCCTTGCCCGGAATGGGGTCAATGCGCACGGCCAGCGCCTTCATGGCCAGGGCCAGATCCACGGACAGGCCGACGATGCGGCTGATTTTCACGCCCGGGGCCGGCTTGACCTCGAACATGGTGACCACCGGGCCCGGCACCACGCGCATGACCTCGCCCTGGATGCCGAAGTCGTTCAGGCACGTGATGAGGCTTTCGGCCTGCCGCCGGCAGACTTCCGGTTCCACGGGCATGGCTTCCGAGGGCGGCGGCACGGACAGGAGGTCGAGCGGCGGCAACGGCGCCTCGCTTCGGGACAGGGGGGCGGCTTTGGGCATGGGCCTGACGGGCTTGGGGAGTGCCGGCCGGAGCGTGGGGGCCAAGGCCGGTTCCGGGACGGCGGCCGCCACCGCTTTTTCCTGCGCCGCAGGCTTCATGGGCTTCTCGATCCCGGCCTCGGCCACCAGAGCATCGAGGAACCGGTCCACGGCCTCGGACGGGGGCGCGTCCGCCACCGGCACCAGCACCGGGCGCTCCTCGGCCGGGGCCCGCTTTTCCCGGGGCGGACGCTTTTCACGCGGCGGCCCCTTCTCTGCCGGCCGGGACGGCTGCCGTTCCTCTTCCTCCGCCCGGGCCTCGGCCCGACGCGCACGCCAGGCCTGCCAGGCATCGAAGGCCCGCCAGCACTGGTCGTTGGCCACCGCCATGGCCGGCCGCCAGAAATTGTCCCAGGTCAGGCCAAAGGCCAGCTGGATGGCCGCCACCAGGGCAAAGGCCAAAAGAAAATAGGCCCCGAAAGGGCTCAAGTAATGGTTTAGAAATCCAAACAGCGAACGCCCGATGCCCCCGCCGCCCTGGACATTGCCGACGGTAAGGCCAAAGACGCCCCAGGGGGAGCCGAGAAAGACCAGGACCACGCCGGCCAGAAACCAGCCGCCAAGGCCCCGCCAGAAGGGCAGGCCCAGGCCCGGCGCCAGGAACCGGGCCGCGCGCCAGAGAATCCAACACGGGATGAGGTAGGCCCACACCCCGAACGCCTCGGCGAGCAGCCCTCCCCAGTACGCCCCCACGAGCCCGGCCTTGTTGGCCACGCCCTGGCGCGCGGAGACGGACTGGTTGAATCCCGGGTCGCCCGCACTGTACGTGTACAGGGCGACACAGGTGAAGACGGCCAGGAAAAGGGCGGCCAGCCCCACCAACTCGCGGGTGAGGCGAAAGCCGCTTTTTTCTTTGACGGCCTCTTTGCTATTCCCGGCCAATGTACGCGCCCGTGCGGGTATCCACCTTGATCCTGTCGCCGGTATTCACGAACAGCGGCACGTTGACCGTGATGCCGGATTCGACCACGGCCGGCTTGTTGGCGCCGCTGACCGTGTCGCCCTTGACCCCGGGCTCGGTGTCGGTCACTTCGAGGACCACCGAGGCCGGCAGGTCGATGTCCAGGGGCTGGCCCTTGTAGAGGAGCATCTTGAGTTCCATGCCATCCTTCAGGTAGCCGCCTTTTTCCCCCAACGGTTCCACGCCCACGTGCAGCTGCTCGTAGCTCTCCATATCCATGAAAACGAACTCGTCGCTTTCCCGGTAGAGATACTGCATCTCTTTGCTTTCGAGGTCGGGCTTGACCATCTTTTCGCCGGACCGGAAGGTGTTCTCGACCACCCGGCCGTTGATCATGTTCTTGAGCTTGGTGCGGATAAACGCCCCGCCCTTGCCGGGCTTCACGTGGAGGAAATCCACGATCTCGTAGGGCACGCCGTCCATTTCGATTTTCAGTCCCCGACGGAAGTCTGTGGTGGAAAGCATCTGATCTCCTTACAGGAAGTTGGGATTCTCGGTGATGTGCCGCCACAGGGCCATGACGGCCAGGGCGTAGCCGGTGAGGCCAAAGCCGGCGATGCAGCCGATGCAGTTCTTGCCGATCATGCTCTTCTGGCGCAACGGTTCGTCGGTGCGGGCGAAGATGTTGGAAATATGGACCTCGACGCAGGGGATGCCGATCCAGGCCAGGCAGTCGGCCAGGGCCAGGCTGGTGTGGGTATAGGCCCCGGCGTTGAGCACAATGCCGTCGAGCCCGTCCTTCCAGGCCTGCTCCAGCCGGTCGATGCAGTGGCCTTCGCTGTTGGCCTGGTGAAATTGCAGTTCCAACCGCTCGGAGGATTCGCCGAGCATTTCGGCCACCAGGGCCGGCAGGTCCGCGATGGTGCGGTGGCCGTAGATCTCTGGCTGCCGCAGCCCAATAAACCCCAGGTTGGGGCCGTTTAGGACCAGTAACCTCACCTTGCGCATGCTGCCTTCCTTTTTAGGCGCTCTCCGGGCCTTGACGGGGTCCCTGGAGCCAGTCACAACAAACGGATGGACGCCATAGCACAAACTCGAACGGAACTCGACCTGGACCTTGTGGTCACCGCCTACCTGTCCGACCAGATCCCGGTCGTGGCCGAACCGCAAATCGCCCTGGCCGGTCGCTCCAACGTGGGCAAATCCACGCTCGTCAACTGTCTGGCCGGCCGCAAGGGCCTGGCCAAGATCAGCGCCACGCCGGGCAAGACCCGAAGCCTCAACTTCTATCAGGCCCGGGCCACCGGCTATTGCCTGGTCGATCTGCCGGGCTACGGCTACGCCCGTTGCTCCATGGCCGAACGGGACAAATGGGCCAAGCTGATCGAGGCCTATCTCAGCAAAACCGACCAGCTTCGGGCCGTCGTCGCCCTGGTCGACTGCCGTCTGCCGCCCCAGCGCCTGGACATCGAACTGGTGGACTGGCTGCGGGCCCGGCGCATCCCCATGATCATGGTGCTGACCAAGGCGGACAAATGCAAGCAGCGGGACCGCGAGGCCCGGAAAAAAGAGTGGCGGGAGCTCGCGCAACCCGCCTTCCCGCCGATTCTTTTTTCCGGCAAGACCGGGCTTGGCCGGGAGGCGCTTTGCCGGGTCCTGGCCGAGGCCGCCGTCAATCCCGAGGCGTCTCCTCCCGCTCCTTGAAAAAGCCGGTGAGGAACTCCGCGTCCTTGGGACTCAGGTTGAAATTCACGGCCGCCTTGTCAATCAGCGCGGAAAAGGACTGGCCGGTTTCGCTTCGTTGCTCGTCAATCCACTTGACGGCGCGTCGCATAAGCTCGCCTTGCGGCATGATCGTCGCCATAGAGCCTCCTTGCCCGGCTCCTAGGCATACACGAGGCCGGCACGGGTTGCAACTTGCTGGGCCATGGGGTAAAGCCGCCCCCACATCCCCTCTCAGGAGATCTTCCTCGTCATGACCGAAACCCTAGCCGCCACCGTGCTCGGCCTTGTCGAAGGCGTCACCGAATTCCTGCCCGTCTCTTCCACCGGCCATCTTATCTTGGCCGGTCACCTCATCGGGTTCACCGGGGACAAGGCGGACAGCTTCGAGGTGATTATCCAGCTCGGGGCCATCCTGGCCGTGGTGGTCCTCTATTGGAAACGGTTCTGGTGGCTCCTCTCGCCAAAGCCCTTGCACGCTTTTTCCGGGCTTCGCGGCATCTGGCTTTTGTTTCTGACCTCGCTTCCCGCCGGGCTGGTCGGGCTGGTGGCCAGGAAAACCATCAAGGCCTACCTGTTCGGCCCGATCACCGTGGCCCTGGCCCTGGCCGTCGGCGCGCTCATGATCTTCTGGGTCGAGCGCCGGCGCATGCGCGACCGCTACTATACCCTGGACGAAATCACGCCGGCCCTGGCCTTCGGCATCGGCTGCTTCCAGTGCCTGTCTCTGTGGCCCGGTTTCTCGCGGTCCGCGGCCACCATCATGGGCGGCATGCTCCTTGGGGCCAAGCGGAGCCTGGCGGCGGAATATTCCTTCATCGCCGCCGTGCCGATCATGTTCGCGGCCACGGCTTACGATTTCTACAAGAGCGCGCCCCTGTATTCTGCCGACGACCTCGGCATTCTGGCCATCGGCTTCGTGGTGTCGTTTCTTGCGGCCCTGGCCGCGGTCAAAGGTTTCATCGTCCTGGTCAAGCAGGTGTCCCTGCGCCCCTTTGCCTGGTACCGGCTGGCCTTGGCCGCGGCGGTCTTTTTTTTCTGGCCAAAATGACTTGGCCCGGGGAAAAGGCTTGCCAACCCCTGTCGAATTGGATATCTACCCGTTTCTCCGCTGACGGGGACTTCTGGCGAGGTAGCTCAGACGGTTAGAGCATGCGGCTCATATCCGCAGTGTCGGGGGTTCAATTCCCTCCCTCGCTACCAGAAATTACGGGGATCGGTCATAAGTGTCCGGTCCCCTTTTTCTTTTGATGACGGAGGGTTCCGGTTTTTCCTTCAGACAGCCTGTCAAAGGGCCAGTGGTACAAAATGCTGGTCCATTCCTACCTCAACCAGCGGGGTTGGACATGGCAGGACTCTCCTATTTGGTTCATCGAGGCGGCACTCTCCACTTCCGAGCGGCAATCCCTTTTGATCTTCGCCCCCGCCTTGGCCGCACAGAGTTTCGGATTTCTTTGGGTACTGGACGACTGCGCGAAGCCCGGGACAAGGCCTTGGCCTTGGCCGTGTTCGTGCGTCGACTCATCCGAGAATTGAGGAAAGGGGCAATGGCAGACCTGACGAGCGATGAAATTTTCGAGATGGCCCGGCAAGAGTTCAAGCGCATCTTGGAGGAAGACCGGAAGAGCCGGATGCGTTTCCCTGGCGAATACGAATTCAAGGCTCGGGTGCCTGTTAAAGGACCACTTGATGCGAACTGGAGAGAATTGACGGAACTAGATCCCTGGGACCATCTGACAGCAAAAGAGGCTGAGCCCATCATACGGGGTAAGCTTCGCAACGGGCAGTGGCC encodes:
- a CDS encoding sensor histidine kinase, which translates into the protein MHDEDTATAFLPAGRLAPALIRKIAMEIADSPSAASLALVPLAVAIVSDTRQIVYANDRFVALAGAATVEDIQGKRLGEALGCLHAGESGGGCGTTRFCRYCGAAQAVVKSLEGERATQECAITRDAPDTFDALNLQVWTAPLELGERRLVLNSLLDIAHEKALRGFERIFFHDILNAVAGIQGLHDLLSLELPESQSSDLELLRQAVQNIQDIVETQKELLSVETREYHQARSTLHSLELLSDLAAYCQSFDPGASRILTVDPAAASRTFSSDGRILQRIMVNMVKNALEACRAGETVTLGCETGPDGGVVLWVKNPAVLPEETRMRLFQKGFSTKGPGRGFGVYGMRLFARQCLGGEVDFESDPETGTRFFLRLPA
- a CDS encoding pseudouridine synthase; the protein is MDDKALLRLNKALADAGVCSRRQADALITAGRVTVDGAVVTELGNKIDPARNRLAVDGRPVRLSGAADAPLTLLLNKRPGCVTTANDPEGRPTVFDELPAAYRARRLFPVGRLDYFSEGLLLLTTDGELANRLAHPRWHVDKRYLVTVRGTVNGQTLDTMAKGMTLAEGEQLAPVRARITARLAADRFVLEMELSQGVNRQIRRMCRDLDLTVLKLCRIAQGPVSLGGLPAGKCRELAASELAALRRSVGLPSSAAPAKPSVKAPGKAPRKASESPSGKAPGRRR
- a CDS encoding CsbD family protein, yielding MDWNRIEGNWKQLKGKVREKWGKLTDDNIDIVAGKREQLAGKIQEAYGIAKDDAERQIDEFSASLKDDLDKDMERRP
- a CDS encoding DUF3309 family protein, which gives rise to MSLGTILLILLILMLLGAIPSWPYSRGWGYGPSGIIGVILVILLILILLGRI
- a CDS encoding LolA family protein, translated to MKTFATLVVLGLILSVAAPARAVEPAELAGRIQKKYATLNSFSAEFSQSIRNAASGDTERRSGSFLFKKPVLVRWETVKPEKELLVVGKDAVWDWFEEDREAYRYSVAEVISSKTMLRFLTGKANLTEDFLVAPGKPEEAGPGQAVLQLAPREPEPGLVMAKVWVDLATDMIARIYIQDFYANTNDLALTGVVANPKLADTLFAFTPPKDAKVHDNAPAKERDLK
- a CDS encoding DNA translocase FtsK, whose protein sequence is MAGNSKEAVKEKSGFRLTRELVGLAALFLAVFTCVALYTYSAGDPGFNQSVSARQGVANKAGLVGAYWGGLLAEAFGVWAYLIPCWILWRAARFLAPGLGLPFWRGLGGWFLAGVVLVFLGSPWGVFGLTVGNVQGGGGIGRSLFGFLNHYLSPFGAYFLLAFALVAAIQLAFGLTWDNFWRPAMAVANDQCWRAFDAWQAWRARRAEARAEEEERQPSRPAEKGPPREKRPPREKRAPAEERPVLVPVADAPPSEAVDRFLDALVAEAGIEKPMKPAAQEKAVAAAVPEPALAPTLRPALPKPVRPMPKAAPLSRSEAPLPPLDLLSVPPPSEAMPVEPEVCRRQAESLITCLNDFGIQGEVMRVVPGPVVTMFEVKPAPGVKISRIVGLSVDLALAMKALAVRIDPIPGKDTVGVEIPNAKRQTVYFRDILDTEAFRASSSKITLAVGKDIQGRPQVADLARMPHLLVAGATGSGKSVCINGILLSILYKATPDEVKLLLVDPKRIELSVYNDLPHLVHPVVTETAMAKSALDWAVAEMDRRYEAMALLGVRNIAGYNEKLEKLGDARTEELAALEKLPYLVIVIDELADLMMTAAKEVEVSIVRLAQLARAAGIHLILATQRPSVDVVTGLIKANFPTRIAFQVTSKHDSRTILDAVGAEYLLGRGDMLFKPSGGKTTRMHGAFVSDEEAAAVIEFWKSKSPPSYSLDFNEWQKGGENGPGESGGDGGDDTAADPVYPQAVDFVLEQGKASISLIQRRFRIGFNRAARFIEQMERDGLLGPQEGSKPRSVIRGEK
- the efp gene encoding elongation factor P, which codes for MLSTTDFRRGLKIEMDGVPYEIVDFLHVKPGKGGAFIRTKLKNMINGRVVENTFRSGEKMVKPDLESKEMQYLYRESDEFVFMDMESYEQLHVGVEPLGEKGGYLKDGMELKMLLYKGQPLDIDLPASVVLEVTDTEPGVKGDTVSGANKPAVVESGITVNVPLFVNTGDRIKVDTRTGAYIGRE
- a CDS encoding type II 3-dehydroquinate dehydratase; the protein is MRKVRLLVLNGPNLGFIGLRQPEIYGHRTIADLPALVAEMLGESSERLELQFHQANSEGHCIDRLEQAWKDGLDGIVLNAGAYTHTSLALADCLAWIGIPCVEVHISNIFARTDEPLRQKSMIGKNCIGCIAGFGLTGYALAVMALWRHITENPNFL
- the yihA gene encoding ribosome biogenesis GTP-binding protein YihA/YsxC, with the translated sequence MDAIAQTRTELDLDLVVTAYLSDQIPVVAEPQIALAGRSNVGKSTLVNCLAGRKGLAKISATPGKTRSLNFYQARATGYCLVDLPGYGYARCSMAERDKWAKLIEAYLSKTDQLRAVVALVDCRLPPQRLDIELVDWLRARRIPMIMVLTKADKCKQRDREARKKEWRELAQPAFPPILFSGKTGLGREALCRVLAEAAVNPEASPPAP
- a CDS encoding undecaprenyl-diphosphate phosphatase, with protein sequence MTETLAATVLGLVEGVTEFLPVSSTGHLILAGHLIGFTGDKADSFEVIIQLGAILAVVVLYWKRFWWLLSPKPLHAFSGLRGIWLLFLTSLPAGLVGLVARKTIKAYLFGPITVALALAVGALMIFWVERRRMRDRYYTLDEITPALAFGIGCFQCLSLWPGFSRSAATIMGGMLLGAKRSLAAEYSFIAAVPIMFAATAYDFYKSAPLYSADDLGILAIGFVVSFLAALAAVKGFIVLVKQVSLRPFAWYRLALAAAVFFFWPK